From the genome of Triticum aestivum cultivar Chinese Spring chromosome 3B, IWGSC CS RefSeq v2.1, whole genome shotgun sequence, one region includes:
- the LOC123066862 gene encoding DIMBOA UDP-glucosyltransferase BX8-like — MASEAGKAPASPGRRVLMFPLPFQGHLNPMLQLADVLHARGLRVTLFHAAFNAPEPVAGYRFVPVGAGVPAADLVPTGSDADFVGALLRFNERLQGAFHDSLREVLEEEEGARPACLVLDSNLRGMQVVADRLSRRSATRASSRYKVLPPHLPNNTNSSDHFLHRDS, encoded by the exons ATGGCCAGCGAGGCGGGGAAGGCTCCGGCGAGCCCCGGCCGGCGCGTGCTCATGTTCCCGCTGCCGTTCCAGGGCCACCTGAACCCGATGCTACAGCTGGCGGACGTGCTGCACGCCCGGGGCCTCCGCGTCACCCTCTTCCACGCGGCCTTCAACGCGCCGGAACCCGTGGCAGGGTACCGCTTCGTGCCCGtcggggccggcgtgccggccgCCGACCTCGTGCCCACGGGCAGCGACGCTGACTTCGTCGGGGCGCTGCTGCGCTTCAACGAGCGCCTGCAAGGAGCTTTCCACGACAGCCTCCGCGAggtgctggaggaggaggagggagcgcGGCCGGCGTGCCTGGTGCTGGACTCCAACCTCCGAGGCATGCAGGTGGTCGCCGACCGGCT TTCACGGCGCTCTGCGACAAGGGCCTCCTCCCGCTACAAGGTACTACCACCACACCTACCTAACAACACAAACAGTTCAGATCACTTTCTGCATCGGGACAGTTGA
- the LOC123068027 gene encoding UDP-glucose iridoid glucosyltransferase-like: MQLYDLQPLQLGDMVFSTTAPHETMCNCLERIMESARYSSGVIINTFSELEGADLQKIIHGVGVPVYAVGPLHKISSGAQSSLLDADKTCLNWLDKQEAKSVLFVSLGSLASMTHEELVETAWGLANSCMPFLWVIRKNLVQCSRKVGLLEGFEEVTRGRGMVVSWAPQQEVLGHQAVGGFWTHNGWNSTLESICEGVPMICRPHFADQMINARYVQEFWKIGFQLEGKSERGKIETSVRKLFCQEEGRDMRHRANDLKDKATQCMKKGGSSKTRINLLVNFIMSLPSSI, encoded by the coding sequence atgcaactgtatgatCTCCAACCACTCCAATTGGGAGATATGGTCTTCTCAACCACTGCTCCGCATGAAACAATGTGCAATTGCCTTGAGCGCATTATGGAATCTGCTAGGTATTCTTCTGGTGTCATCATTAATACCTTCAGTGAGCTTGAAGGTGCCGACCTGCAAAAGATCATCCATGGTGTAGGTGTCCCAGTGTATGCGGTTGGTCCGCTTCACAAGATATCTTCAGGTGCCCAGAGCAGCCTATTGGATGCCGATAAAACTTGTTTGAATTGGCTGGACAAGCAGGAGGCGAAGTCCGTTCTATTCGTGAGCCTTGGGAGCTTGGCATCCATGACCCATGAAGAGCTCGTGGAGACCGCATGGGGCTTAGCCAATAGCTGCATGCCATTTCTTTGGGTGATTAGGAAAAACTTGGTTCAGTGTTCAAGGAAGGTAGGCCTACTTGAAGGCTTTGAGGAGGTAACACGCGGTAGGGGAATGGTGGTGAGCTGGGCCCCTCAACAAGAAGTCCTTGGGCACCAAGCGGTTGGTGGCTTTTGGACCCATAACGGCTGGAACTCGACGTTGGAAAGCATATGTGAGGGTGTTCCAATGATATGTAGACCCCATTTTGCCGATCAGATGATTAATGCTAGGTATGTCCAAGAATTCTGGAAGATAGGATTTCAGTTAGAGGGAAAGTCGGAGAGGGGGAAGATTGAGACGAGTGTTAGAAAGTTGTTTTGCCAGGAAGAAGGTAGAGACATGAGGCATAGGGCAAATGATCTCAAGGACAAAGCAACCCAGTGTATGAAGAAAGGAGGCTCTTCAAAAACTAGAATCAATTTGTTAGTGAATTTTATAATGTCATTACCTTCTTCCATTTAG